A single region of the Demequina sp. genome encodes:
- a CDS encoding DUF3817 domain-containing protein, giving the protein MTDAALDPRVSGALTRYRVMAVITGTFLLLVFTGVILKYVLRIDNPTVVTITGYIAMVHGWIYVIYLITTIHLWLLMHWGLGRLVVMGLGGIVPFLSFILEHRIALEVKAARAGTLDA; this is encoded by the coding sequence GTGACCGACGCTGCCCTTGACCCGCGAGTGAGCGGCGCCCTGACGCGGTACCGCGTCATGGCCGTCATCACCGGAACGTTCCTGCTGCTGGTGTTCACGGGGGTGATCCTCAAGTACGTGTTGAGGATCGACAACCCCACGGTCGTGACGATCACCGGCTATATCGCGATGGTCCACGGCTGGATCTACGTCATCTACCTGATCACGACGATCCACCTCTGGCTGCTCATGCACTGGGGGCTGGGGCGCCTCGTAGTCATGGGCCTCGGCGGCATCGTGCCGTTCCTCTCCTTCATCCTCGAGCACCGCATCGCGCTGGAGGTCAAGGCGGCGCGCGCCGGTACCCTAGACGCGTGA
- the guaA gene encoding glutamine-hydrolyzing GMP synthase, translating into MSTAHRPVLVVDCGAQYAQLIARRVREAHVYSEIVPHSMSAAAMLEKNPAAVILSGGPSSVYEPGAPVIDPALFESGVPVMGICYGFQAMAQALGGTVARTGLREYGRTQVQVSDAGTALAGSPSEQQVWMSHGDSVQAAPEGFTVLATTEGAPVAAFEDVARRMSGVQWHPEVKHSPLGQAAIENFLYRIAGISPDWTSAGVIDEQVARIREQVGSARVICGLSGGVDSAVAAALVHRTVGDQLTCIFVDHGLLRAGEAEQVERDFVASTGVNLVVADEKARFLDALAGVTDPETKRKIIGREFIRAFEEQASKLVYNAALGEEVRFLVQGTLYPDVVESGGGEGAATIKSHHNVGGLPDDLKFDLVEPLRALFKDEVRAVGLELGLPEEIVWRQPFPGPGLGIRIIGEVTHDRLEVLRAADAIARAELSAAGLDRDIWQCPVVLLADVRSVGVQGDGRTYGHPVVLRPVSSEDAMTADWTRVPYDVLERISTRITNEVREVNRVVLDVTSKPPGTIEWE; encoded by the coding sequence GTGAGCACAGCCCACCGTCCCGTCCTTGTTGTCGACTGCGGGGCGCAGTACGCCCAGCTCATCGCGCGCCGCGTGCGCGAGGCGCACGTCTATTCGGAGATCGTGCCCCACTCCATGAGCGCCGCGGCGATGCTCGAGAAGAACCCGGCCGCCGTGATTCTCTCCGGCGGCCCCTCCTCCGTGTACGAGCCGGGAGCCCCCGTCATCGATCCCGCGCTGTTTGAGTCCGGGGTGCCGGTCATGGGCATCTGCTACGGCTTCCAGGCCATGGCGCAGGCGCTCGGCGGCACGGTCGCGCGGACCGGGTTGCGTGAGTACGGGCGCACCCAGGTGCAGGTGTCCGACGCTGGGACGGCTTTGGCGGGCAGCCCAAGCGAGCAGCAGGTCTGGATGAGCCACGGCGACTCGGTGCAGGCCGCGCCTGAGGGCTTCACGGTGCTCGCGACCACCGAGGGCGCCCCCGTTGCCGCATTCGAGGACGTCGCGCGGCGCATGAGCGGGGTGCAGTGGCATCCCGAGGTCAAGCACTCTCCGCTCGGCCAGGCCGCCATCGAGAACTTCCTGTACCGGATAGCAGGCATTTCGCCCGACTGGACCAGCGCGGGCGTGATCGACGAGCAGGTCGCACGCATCCGCGAGCAGGTTGGATCCGCGCGCGTCATCTGCGGGCTGTCTGGGGGAGTGGATTCTGCCGTGGCCGCCGCGCTCGTGCACCGCACCGTTGGCGACCAGCTCACGTGCATCTTCGTTGACCACGGCCTGCTGCGGGCAGGCGAGGCTGAGCAGGTGGAGCGCGACTTCGTAGCGTCCACGGGCGTGAACCTCGTTGTCGCAGACGAGAAGGCACGGTTCCTTGACGCGCTCGCTGGCGTGACCGATCCAGAGACCAAGCGCAAGATCATCGGCCGCGAGTTCATCCGCGCGTTCGAGGAACAGGCGAGCAAGCTTGTGTACAACGCGGCACTGGGCGAGGAGGTGCGCTTCCTCGTGCAGGGAACGCTCTACCCCGACGTCGTGGAGTCCGGAGGCGGCGAAGGTGCCGCGACCATCAAGAGCCACCACAACGTCGGCGGCCTTCCGGACGATCTCAAGTTCGACCTGGTGGAGCCCCTGCGCGCGCTGTTCAAGGACGAGGTGCGGGCCGTGGGGCTTGAGCTTGGGCTGCCGGAGGAGATCGTCTGGCGCCAGCCGTTCCCCGGACCTGGCCTCGGCATTCGCATCATCGGCGAGGTCACTCACGACCGGCTCGAGGTGCTGCGCGCGGCCGACGCCATCGCGCGCGCCGAACTCAGCGCCGCCGGGCTCGACCGCGACATCTGGCAGTGCCCCGTGGTGCTGCTCGCGGACGTCCGCTCCGTTGGCGTCCAGGGGGACGGCCGCACCTACGGCCACCCGGTGGTGCTGCGCCCCGTGTCGTCAGAGGACGCCATGACCGCCGACTGGACGCGCGTGCCCTACGACGTGCTCGAGCGCATCTCCACCCGCATCACCAATGAGGTGCGCGAGGTCAACCGCGTGGTTCTCGACGTCACGTCGAAGCCCCCGGGCACCATCGAGTGGGAGTAG
- a CDS encoding PspC domain-containing protein, whose product MAGAKPRHAHLQRGKRKGATRVNGTPQEAAFFSTIRSWGIVRSDSRVMGGVLAGVGNRIGMAPAPTRLIFVLIGIFTGGLVLLAYAAGWALLPDTEGRIVIQDFGRGRPNVGSLVVIGILTVFGLIFLDRNAVSGGWGWLSNMPAMGNAGYGFPGLGRVFLILIPLAIVAGLVWLIIWAVNSSKSANPAQGFARLPDGTIPAPPAADVAPDAAAEPAAEPAQSPAPATVPDAPVTYAAMPAMASGQFVPPSAPVYTAPPRQPRPHVPGPGKLGYLLALALFPISAAITLYLWSTDRLAVFPVVAGGVIYVAGLGLILVITALRGRKLGFLGFVSVLALIPVGVAIGMAPQLREHYADGDWRIWWQDSYHDVTVGEPEPVYTPPPAFDPSAAFLAYETVAISGSCYQTEDLATPDTEGTVRLSSVPADQTITVTSQNTRLVIPEGTSLRVVVVDHTSDDENGWATGASIFWPDRDVNCDTNYGATDAVVLTNSDKPVLTVRLDDNQGAGNMSLWIEED is encoded by the coding sequence ATGGCGGGCGCCAAGCCGCGGCACGCACACTTGCAGCGAGGCAAGAGAAAAGGAGCCACTCGTGTCAACGGAACCCCCCAAGAGGCGGCGTTCTTCTCGACCATCCGGTCGTGGGGAATCGTTCGCTCGGACAGCCGAGTGATGGGCGGCGTGCTCGCCGGCGTCGGCAACCGCATCGGGATGGCCCCGGCCCCCACACGGCTCATCTTCGTGCTCATCGGCATCTTCACCGGCGGCCTCGTGCTGCTCGCGTATGCGGCGGGGTGGGCCCTCCTGCCAGACACTGAGGGCCGCATCGTCATCCAGGACTTCGGCCGCGGCCGCCCCAACGTGGGCTCGCTTGTCGTGATCGGCATCCTCACGGTGTTCGGCCTCATCTTCCTCGATCGCAATGCGGTCTCGGGTGGCTGGGGCTGGCTATCGAACATGCCCGCCATGGGAAACGCGGGATACGGCTTCCCAGGTCTTGGCAGGGTGTTCCTCATCCTGATCCCGCTCGCCATTGTGGCCGGCCTGGTGTGGCTCATCATCTGGGCCGTCAACTCCTCGAAGAGCGCCAATCCCGCACAGGGCTTCGCGCGCCTCCCGGACGGCACGATCCCCGCGCCACCTGCGGCCGACGTAGCCCCCGACGCGGCCGCCGAGCCCGCCGCCGAGCCAGCACAGTCCCCAGCGCCCGCCACGGTGCCCGACGCTCCGGTCACCTATGCCGCCATGCCCGCCATGGCGTCGGGCCAGTTTGTGCCGCCGAGCGCTCCCGTCTACACCGCGCCACCCCGTCAGCCACGCCCGCACGTGCCCGGCCCCGGCAAGCTCGGCTATCTCCTTGCGCTGGCGCTGTTCCCGATCTCCGCGGCGATCACGCTCTACCTGTGGAGCACCGACCGACTCGCGGTGTTCCCCGTGGTGGCCGGCGGCGTCATCTACGTTGCGGGGCTCGGACTGATCCTTGTCATCACGGCGCTCCGGGGCCGCAAGCTCGGCTTTCTCGGCTTCGTATCCGTGCTCGCCCTGATCCCGGTGGGCGTGGCGATCGGCATGGCTCCCCAGTTGCGCGAGCACTACGCCGATGGGGACTGGCGGATCTGGTGGCAGGACTCGTACCACGACGTCACAGTCGGCGAGCCAGAGCCCGTCTACACCCCTCCGCCCGCCTTCGACCCTTCCGCCGCGTTCCTTGCGTACGAGACGGTGGCGATCAGCGGCTCGTGCTATCAGACCGAGGACCTTGCCACGCCGGACACCGAGGGCACGGTGCGACTCTCGAGCGTGCCCGCGGACCAGACCATCACGGTCACCTCCCAGAACACGCGCCTCGTCATCCCGGAGGGCACCAGTCTCCGGGTCGTCGTCGTGGACCACACGAGCGATGACGAGAACGGGTGGGCGACCGGCGCTTCCATCTTCTGGCCGGACCGAGACGTGAACTGCGACACCAACTACGGGGCCACCGATGCGGTGGTGCTGACGAACTCCGACAAGCCGGTGCTCACCGTGCGGCTCGACGACAACCAGGGCGCGGGCAACATGAGCCTGTGGATCGAGGAGGACTGA
- a CDS encoding histidine kinase: protein MTATPRAPRATRVARPLERPSAPRLWWRALVGLAMLGTAVVLALGQGDDLAVPPWLIPLIIYSAAVVLVWSPLDAVVAADARRPDVVSLVSRDAWLRIVIGWVAAAFAVWLFAISPFTTSPLVRTWVVVGVAMIATALLLAPWWLRLIRQVTVERERRVREFERAEIAAHLHDSVLQTLTLIRAHATEPETVARLARAQERDLRAYLYQERRSPSDSVAAALTAAINEVEDALGTAIEVVTVGDVPTTPALAAAVSAAREAATNAARHGVGPISVYAEVTPGGYEVFVRDAGPGFDPEAVSEDRLGIRNSIVGRVRRAGGDASVKSAPGEPTEVTISVPREEQK from the coding sequence GTGACGGCAACCCCCAGAGCTCCGCGCGCCACTCGCGTTGCGCGCCCGCTTGAGCGCCCGTCGGCGCCCAGGCTCTGGTGGCGCGCGCTGGTGGGGTTGGCGATGCTGGGGACGGCCGTGGTGCTGGCGCTGGGCCAGGGCGACGACCTGGCCGTACCCCCGTGGTTGATCCCGCTCATCATCTACTCGGCGGCCGTGGTGCTCGTGTGGAGCCCGCTCGACGCGGTGGTCGCCGCTGACGCGCGACGGCCCGACGTGGTCTCGCTTGTCTCGCGCGACGCGTGGCTGCGGATCGTCATCGGCTGGGTGGCCGCGGCGTTCGCCGTGTGGCTGTTCGCCATCAGCCCGTTCACGACGTCTCCTTTGGTGCGGACCTGGGTGGTTGTTGGGGTGGCCATGATCGCGACCGCCCTCCTGCTCGCCCCGTGGTGGCTGCGGCTCATCCGCCAGGTCACCGTGGAGCGCGAGAGGCGGGTTCGCGAGTTCGAGCGCGCGGAGATCGCCGCCCACCTGCACGACTCCGTGCTGCAGACGCTCACGCTCATCCGCGCGCACGCGACCGAGCCGGAGACGGTCGCCCGACTGGCTCGCGCCCAGGAGCGCGACCTGCGCGCGTATCTCTACCAGGAGCGACGCTCCCCGTCGGATTCGGTAGCTGCCGCCCTCACCGCCGCGATCAACGAGGTCGAGGACGCACTCGGGACTGCCATCGAGGTCGTTACCGTGGGCGACGTGCCCACCACGCCCGCCCTCGCCGCTGCGGTGAGCGCCGCGAGAGAGGCGGCGACAAACGCGGCCCGCCACGGCGTCGGGCCCATCTCCGTGTATGCCGAGGTGACGCCGGGAGGCTACGAGGTGTTCGTGCGCGACGCGGGCCCCGGCTTTGACCCCGAAGCCGTTTCCGAGGACCGCCTGGGGATTCGCAACTCGATCGTTGGGCGCGTCCGGAGGGCAGGCGGCGACGCGTCGGTGAAGTCCGCGCCAGGGGAGCCGACCGAAGTGACCATCTCCGTCCCGCGAGAGGAGCAGAAGTGA
- a CDS encoding response regulator transcription factor, protein MTVRVVVVDDHDVIRVGVRESLDADIEVVGEARDVEGAIEAVRVTRPEVVILDVHLPGGTGGGALDVLAEVLGGAGAPRVLALSVSDAAEDVVAVVRAGARGYVTKSISGPDLSDAVRRVATGDAVFSPRLAGFVLDAFNAAGGEVAAADEDLDKLTEREQEVMRLIARGYTYKEVGAKLFISVKTVETHVGKVLHKLQLSNRHELAHWAARRGIA, encoded by the coding sequence GTGACCGTGCGAGTAGTGGTGGTCGACGACCACGACGTGATCCGCGTCGGGGTGCGCGAGTCTTTGGATGCCGATATCGAGGTGGTGGGCGAGGCCCGCGACGTCGAGGGCGCGATCGAGGCCGTGCGGGTGACCCGCCCCGAGGTCGTCATTCTCGATGTGCATCTGCCAGGGGGAACCGGCGGCGGGGCGCTCGATGTGCTGGCCGAGGTACTGGGTGGCGCTGGCGCGCCGCGCGTGCTGGCCCTGTCCGTGTCCGATGCCGCGGAGGACGTGGTCGCCGTGGTGCGCGCCGGCGCTCGCGGCTACGTCACCAAGTCCATCTCCGGGCCCGACCTGAGCGACGCGGTGCGGCGCGTAGCCACGGGAGACGCGGTGTTCTCGCCGCGACTGGCCGGGTTCGTTCTTGACGCCTTCAACGCGGCCGGCGGCGAGGTCGCGGCCGCGGACGAGGACCTCGACAAGCTCACCGAGCGTGAGCAGGAGGTCATGCGGCTGATCGCGCGCGGATACACGTACAAGGAGGTGGGGGCGAAGCTCTTCATCTCCGTCAAGACCGTGGAGACCCACGTGGGGAAGGTGCTGCACAAGCTGCAGCTGTCGAACCGGCACGAGCTCGCGCACTGGGCGGCAAGGCGCGGGATCGCGTAG